A stretch of Mycobacterium sp. ITM-2016-00316 DNA encodes these proteins:
- a CDS encoding class I SAM-dependent methyltransferase, producing the protein MTTLNEDPTITSEATEEFAGRIVGTIDAASTALLLSIGHQTKLFDTLASLPPATSTQIADAAGLHERYVREWLGGVAAGQIVDYDAATQTYSLPQHRAAALTRAAGPDNLARVAQFIPLLAEVEQQVIGCFHHGGGLSYAEYPRFHRLMAEESGEVFDAALVDGILPMVEGLPQRLRDGADVADFGCGSGHAVNVMAAAFPGSRFVGIDFSEEGLSVGTREAQQRGLGNVRFQASDVAGYDVAEAFDVITAFDAIHDQAHPGRVLQNIHRALRPGGTFLMVDIKSSSRVEDNIGVPFAPYLYTVSTMHCMSVSLGLDGDGLGTCWGRELATAMLADAGFDDVQVREIESDPINYYYVAHK; encoded by the coding sequence ATGACCACATTGAACGAGGATCCGACCATCACGTCGGAGGCCACCGAAGAATTCGCCGGACGCATCGTCGGCACCATCGACGCGGCGAGTACCGCGCTTCTGCTGTCCATCGGGCACCAGACGAAGTTGTTCGACACGCTGGCGAGCCTGCCGCCGGCCACCAGCACCCAGATCGCCGACGCGGCCGGACTCCACGAACGGTATGTGCGCGAGTGGCTCGGTGGCGTGGCGGCCGGCCAGATCGTCGACTATGACGCGGCCACCCAGACCTATTCGCTCCCGCAGCACCGTGCGGCCGCCCTCACCCGCGCCGCGGGTCCGGACAACCTGGCCCGGGTGGCGCAGTTCATCCCACTGCTCGCCGAGGTCGAGCAACAGGTGATCGGCTGCTTCCACCACGGCGGCGGACTGTCCTACGCCGAATATCCCCGCTTCCACCGGTTGATGGCCGAGGAGAGCGGGGAGGTCTTCGACGCCGCGTTGGTCGACGGCATCCTGCCGATGGTCGAGGGGCTGCCACAACGGCTGCGCGACGGAGCCGATGTCGCCGACTTCGGTTGCGGCAGTGGCCACGCCGTGAACGTGATGGCCGCTGCTTTCCCGGGCAGCCGGTTCGTCGGCATCGATTTCTCCGAGGAGGGGCTGTCGGTGGGCACCCGCGAGGCGCAACAGCGCGGGCTGGGCAACGTGCGTTTCCAGGCATCCGATGTCGCCGGATACGACGTCGCGGAGGCCTTCGATGTCATCACGGCGTTCGACGCCATTCACGACCAGGCTCATCCGGGCCGCGTCCTGCAGAACATCCATCGCGCCCTGCGGCCCGGCGGCACCTTCCTGATGGTCGACATCAAGTCGTCCAGCCGGGTGGAGGACAACATCGGGGTGCCGTTCGCGCCCTACCTGTACACCGTGTCGACGATGCACTGCATGAGCGTGTCGCTGGGGCTGGACGGCGACGGACTCGGCACCTGCTGGGGGCGCGAGCTCGCCACCGCGATGCTCGCCGACGCCGGATTCGACGATGTGCAGGTGCGCGAGATCGAGTCCGATCCGATCAACTACTACTACGTCGCGCATAAGTAG
- a CDS encoding LuxR C-terminal-related transcriptional regulator, giving the protein MTAFRSVEDLLHDARDAYGRRDWRAAYDAFVSADGLGPMAMGDLDAYSGCAWRLGHIKEAVRLAERVYVQLVRSDPAAASMKAVDIGLEWLTRGDVNIANGWMNRARRLLAGSPPGATHGYLAYLEALAASAVQDTAELNRLVQEMRIICDPLDDPSLTSLCLIAQAMAAFHEARVTDGYALVDEAILTLLTGEVRAEWAGDIYCVVLNLCHKLADQPRMRSWTEAMHRWCGVEGTTTYYRVCDVHRLQLAAADDDYRRLEDELLLASVALEGVNAWVGAQGYYQLGEVRRLRGDSDGALVAFAKARSLGADPQPGEALVRCRLGQTEAAWADLRVAMAGVGGLDRIRMLRAAVEIALARAAFDEAEQHCRELETSAEAYGTPGYRAWAAHARGAVLVRRGEHAAALKSLESALREYRTQRSRYETAEVYEWMALAHRGLGEEQAARADLATADSIYEQLAVQPAGMCGREVPGGLTRREVEVLRAIAGGATNRQVAQQLHLSDKTVGRHLANIYAKVGVSTRTAAASWAFQQGVLAEGS; this is encoded by the coding sequence ATGACGGCCTTCCGCAGTGTCGAGGATCTGCTGCACGATGCGCGCGACGCGTACGGGCGTCGCGACTGGCGCGCGGCCTACGACGCATTCGTGAGCGCCGATGGCCTGGGGCCGATGGCGATGGGCGACCTCGACGCCTACTCCGGATGTGCCTGGCGGCTGGGTCACATCAAAGAGGCTGTCCGCCTCGCAGAGCGGGTGTACGTCCAGTTGGTGCGCAGCGATCCGGCGGCTGCGTCGATGAAGGCCGTCGACATCGGACTGGAATGGTTGACCCGCGGCGATGTCAACATCGCCAACGGGTGGATGAATCGCGCACGTCGCCTGCTCGCCGGCAGCCCACCCGGTGCCACGCACGGATATCTCGCCTACCTTGAGGCCCTTGCGGCATCGGCGGTCCAGGACACCGCCGAACTGAACCGTCTCGTGCAGGAAATGCGCATCATCTGCGACCCGCTCGATGACCCGTCGTTGACCTCGCTGTGTTTGATCGCCCAGGCGATGGCCGCGTTTCACGAGGCCCGGGTGACCGACGGGTACGCGCTTGTCGACGAGGCGATCCTGACACTGTTGACCGGCGAAGTCCGCGCCGAGTGGGCAGGCGACATCTACTGCGTGGTGCTCAACCTGTGCCACAAGCTCGCCGACCAGCCGCGCATGCGTTCGTGGACCGAGGCCATGCATCGCTGGTGTGGGGTTGAGGGCACCACCACCTACTACCGGGTGTGCGATGTGCACCGCCTGCAACTTGCCGCGGCCGACGACGACTACCGTCGGCTCGAGGACGAATTGCTGCTCGCCAGTGTGGCTTTGGAAGGTGTCAACGCCTGGGTCGGGGCCCAGGGCTACTACCAGCTGGGCGAGGTGCGCCGGCTGCGCGGTGACAGCGACGGTGCGCTCGTGGCGTTCGCCAAGGCGCGCAGTCTCGGTGCCGACCCGCAGCCGGGTGAGGCGTTGGTGCGGTGCCGACTGGGCCAGACCGAGGCGGCGTGGGCCGACCTGCGGGTCGCGATGGCCGGTGTCGGGGGACTGGACAGGATTCGAATGCTTCGGGCTGCGGTCGAGATCGCCTTGGCGCGGGCGGCATTCGATGAAGCCGAACAGCACTGCCGCGAGCTGGAAACGAGCGCCGAGGCCTACGGCACACCCGGCTACCGCGCCTGGGCGGCGCACGCCCGCGGCGCGGTACTGGTCCGACGCGGTGAGCACGCCGCAGCTCTGAAGTCTCTGGAGTCGGCGCTGCGTGAATATCGAACTCAGCGGTCCCGTTACGAGACCGCCGAAGTGTACGAGTGGATGGCTCTGGCGCACCGTGGTCTCGGTGAGGAGCAGGCCGCCCGCGCCGACCTCGCGACCGCGGACAGCATCTACGAGCAACTCGCGGTGCAGCCTGCCGGGATGTGCGGGCGTGAGGTTCCCGGTGGGCTCACCCGGCGGGAGGTCGAAGTGCTCCGCGCCATCGCCGGCGGTGCCACCAATCGTCAGGTGGCCCAACAACTCCACCTCTCGGACAAGACCGTGGGCAGGCACCTGGCGAACATCTACGCCAAGGTCGGGGTCTCGACCCGTACAGCGGCGGCGAGCTGGGCATTCCAACAGGGAGTGCTCGCCGAAGGAAGCTGA